In the genome of Aspergillus luchuensis IFO 4308 DNA, chromosome 2, nearly complete sequence, one region contains:
- a CDS encoding patatin-like phospholipase domain-containing protein (COG:I;~EggNog:ENOG410PGZQ;~InterPro:IPR021771,IPR016035,IPR002641;~PFAM:PF11815,PF01734;~TransMembrane:1 (i116-140o);~go_function: GO:0004806 - triglyceride lipase activity [Evidence IEA];~go_process: GO:0006629 - lipid metabolic process [Evidence IEA]) yields the protein MSCPVRVTDSCHKDYLYSPHHTYPRSLTQHALLSSIMNGAEKSAAGDTYDPSTIPDYDREFINPDDLRQFELALTDQGASPLVALNDWRPIYQRVRRERGRRKEPRRTKDETREGVLYTVLKWPFLFTVFGWITALAFAYTLTRVYIFLYEQWVTWRGRRQSLRRQLRAQTNYPDWQKAARALDDHLGNQRWKEIDEYAYYDHLTISNLVKQLKKVRREVERERREKRRGSGQSPAAEELCTLLEACVKNNFAGVENPRLYSEAYSGTKDLVQEYIDELHACIQLVADSKGIGSEEKLQHFKHLDTNFGRTALCLSGGATFAYYHFGVVRALLDNGVLPEIITGTSGGALVAALVATRTDEELKQLLVPALAHRIRACQEGFPTWVWRWWRTGARFDTLEWARQCSWFCRGSTTFREAYERTGRILNVSCVPSDPHSPTILANYLTSPNCVIWSAVLASAAVPGILNPVVLMTKKRDGTLAPYSFGHKWKDGSLRTDIPIKALNLHFNVNFTIVSQVNPHINLFFFSSRGTVGRPVTHRKGRGWRGGFLGSAIEQYIKLDMNKWLRVLRHLELLPRPMGQDWSEIWLQKFSGTVTIWPKTVPSDFFHILSDPNPERLARMLRVGQQSAFPKLQFIKNRLKIEIAVVKSLQKFAHAGGRPISPAPSRWRQNNDPDNHYNPSPRTATDPLNERLDHNLPGRRGDNVNITFGEGGGSGEDAHLLDGSLSENSSNESAGRPTSSASSSRLLRVPEHRRGSTGSSIFEEMRRQSAVFFDDVDMYGDDEALRPG from the exons ATGTCTTGTCCAGTGCGCGTCACTGATTCTTGTCACAAGGATTATCTTTACTCCCCCCACCACACATATCCCCGATCTCTAACCCAACATgcattattatcatcaatcatgaaCGGGGCGGAGAAGTCTGCAGCTGGTGACACCTACGATCCCAGTACGATACCGGATTACGACCGAGAATTCATCAATCCCGATGACTTGCGCCAATTCGAGCTTGCCTTGACGGACCAGGGCGCGTCACCGCTCGTTGCCCTCAACGACTGGCGCCCCATCTACCAACGGGTCAGGCGCGAACGTGGGCGCCGCAAAGAGCCTAGGCGGACCAAGGATGAGACCAGAGAAGGTGTGCTATACACAGTTTTGAAGTGGCCCTTTTTGTTCACCGTCTTTGGTTGGATCACGGCCCTCGCCTTTGCCTACACACTCACCCGTGTCTACATCTTCCTGTACGAGCAGTGGGTAACATGGCGGGGCAGAAGGCAAAGCCTCAGAAGACAGTTACGCGCACAAACGAATTACCCCGACTGGCAAAAAGCCGCCCGAGCGCTCGACGATCATCTGGGGAATCAGAGATGGAAGGAGATCGACGAATACGCCTACTACGATCATCTTACGATTAGCAACCTAGTGAAAcagctgaagaaggtgaGACGGGAGGTGGAGCGTGAAAGGCGTGAGAAACGTCGCGGCTCAGGCCAGTCGcctgcagctgaagaatTATGCACACTACTGGAAGCGTGTGTCAAGAACAACTTCGCCGGGGTGGAGAATCCCCGACTCTACAGTGAGGCTTACTCTGGTACCAAAGACTTGGTACAGGAATACATTGACGAGCTGCATGCGTGCATACAATTGGTCGCAGACTCGAAGGGAATCGGTAGCGAGGAGAAATTACAGCATTTCAAGCATTTGGACACCAACTTCGGACGAACCGCCCTCTGCCTGTCTGGAGGCGCTACATTCGCCTATTACCACTTTGGAGTAGTGCGAGCGCTACTGGATAATGGGGTTCTGCCGGAAATAATTACGGGCACGTCAGGAGGAGCGCTGGTCGCTGCGTTAGTTGCTACGAGGACCGACGAGGAGTTGAAGCAGTTACTGGTGCCTGCTCTAGCGCATCGGATCAGGGCATGCCAGGAGGGCTTCCCGACTTGGGTATGGCGATGGTGGCGGACAGGAGCGCGATTTGATACTCTTGAATGGGCCCGACAATGTAGCTGGTTCTGCAGGGGCTCAACTACGTTTCGGGAGGCATACGAACGAACAGGGCGCATCCTGAATGTATCTTGTGTGCCATCTGACCCTCATTCGCCTACAATTCTGGCCAACTACCTAACGTCACCTAATTGCGTAATCTGGAGCGCAGTGCTCGCGTCTGCAGCAGTCCCTGGCATCCTGAACCCAGTCGTCTTGATGACGAAGAAACGCGACGGCACCCTGGCGCCGTACTCGTTCGGACACAAGTGGAAGGATGGCAGCTTGCGCACCGATATTCCCATCAAAGCATTGAATCTTCATTTCAACGTCAACTTTACCATCGTTTCACAG GTAAACCCACACatcaacctcttcttcttcagctctcgAGGCACCGTAGGCCGACCAGTCACGCACCGCAAAGGTCGCGGCTGGCGCGGAGGTTTCCTGGGCTCCGCGATAGAACAATACATCAAACTAGACATGAACAAATGGCTCCGAGTCCTGCGGCACCTCGAACTTCTTCCCCGGCCCATGGGCCAAGACTGGAGCGAGATCTGGCTGCAGAAGTTCAGCGGCACAGTGACCATCTGGCCCAAGACCGTCCCCTCGGACTTCTTTCACATCCTCTCGGACCCCAACCCGGAGCGCCTCGCCCGCATGCTCCGCGTGGGTCAACAAAGTGCATTCCCCAAGCTCCAATTTATCAAAAACAGACTAAAGATCGAAATCGCCGTGGTGAAAAGCCTACAGAAATTCGCGCACGCCGGCGGCAGACCGATCTCTCCGGCGCCATCTCGCTGGCGCCAAAATAACGACCCGGATAACCACTACAATCCCAGCCCCCGCACTGCCACCGATCCCCTGAACGAACGCCTGGACCACAACCTTCCCGGACGACGCGGGGACAACGTTAACATCACATTCGGCgaaggcggcggcagcggagAAGACGCGCATTTACTGGACGGATCGCTGTCGGAGAATTCATCGAATGAATCTGCTGGGCGACcgacttcttctgcttcgtctTCTCGGCTGCTGCGGGTCCCGGAACACCGTCGGGGTAGTACGGGGAGTAGTATCTTTGAGGAGATGAGACGGCAGTCGGCGGTTTTCTttgatgatgtggatatgtacggggatgatgaggcgcTTAGGCCCGGGTGA
- the TFC4 gene encoding transcription factor TFIIIC subunit tfc4 (BUSCO:EOG09260CMZ;~COG:K;~EggNog:ENOG410PINK;~InterPro:IPR039340,IPR011990,IPR019734,IPR013026;~PFAM:PF13432,PF14559;~go_function: GO:0005515 - protein binding [Evidence IEA];~go_process: GO:0006383 - transcription by RNA polymerase III [Evidence IEA]) gives MDYPDDHHPHHQPPSQEYVYPDIDETVHYPWQGSQPTTQGEASIHSVLDPRLYKDLFTGNASQVQDEASFEEDAEAYQKADDSGESLYTLSSEESSSEEEYSNQAEEDDDGYGRRRRRGTGPFSGRYGARGGKGIRRGPRKPLEPSPEFKILHSEATSAFIDGDYDRAIDLTKRAIQVNPEMFAAHSLLSEIFLVQGEKDKALTALFSGAHTRPKDPTVWAKVARMILERAGEERQGALNDVIYCYSRIIELDPKNYNTRFQRAAIYRELGYNGRAATEYERILKEVPHNARALRHLAETYIDLNEVQKAVDQWRVSVKYFTSLEPEDAPEFSWSDANIYAELYSYLGRPFEGLKALKSVSRWLLGRKDDTMWEDFHEDDREWDADDSPRRIKADGYEPRRWPRDSYGLGLPLELRIKLALFRLRMGYEHKNEALHHLEWLNPEDTSENARLYDYGDLFREAADALKDVGLFEEALRFYMPLQQTNEYADVGFFMAMGECCSVLGKLEDAENCFLTVAEHDARHVESRVQLAKLYEGIGMSEEALKYVNEAVLLGRQESRSNRRRKDTRLEQLAVEFKAADTAREDAALRSIAPQPSSADLPTALTTTAPAAKDTEMNEEQRIANVQYLYGKLMQLLPQAKEGNAEATEDWLDIADALLREFRSNRVFYPIQRNITFLGYSREAQRKAGRHKGRNFIDEMQEMAGRLQESLGSIPDEPLQGAIPTDYYGISFNEWLDLFLEYALTVAAQGESDEAYDTLAAAADASVWYHSKADTRMIHVCWFTCALRMQDEETLANEARWFIKEYQFVTDTYRLFAMLSRLVGDPHRSLFHSSPNMKFMLRQIKAMDFTIPDEVTGERPNRFVRESAYKERASLSTRDETTGEAIPADEMDIALLVLYGHILYSGNSFYPALNYLFRAYALDDQNPAVLLSIGLCYIHHSLKRQSENRHYLIMQGLSFLQEYRRVRERPGSSLSERQEMEFNFARVWHSLGIAHLAIEGYQLVLDLGAQIQAQSQPTNSHPKDGGDVVMGDTGLEAQAPYVEDFSREAAVALQIIYALNGDYQSAQKVTAKWLVI, from the exons ATGGATTACCCGGACGACCATCACCCACATCACCAACCTCCCTCGCAGGAGTACGTCTATCCCGATATTGATGAGACGGTACATTACCCATGGCAGGGAAGCCAGCCAACCACGCAAGGAGAGGCCTCCATTCACTCCGTCCTGGACCCGCGCCTGTATAAGGACCTTTTCACAGGTAACGCCTCGCAGGTGCAAGATGAGGCTTCCTTTGAAGAGGATGCAGAGGCGTATCAAAAAGCAGACGATTCGGGCGAGTCCCTCTATACGTTGTCTTCAGAGGAGAGCTCAAG TGAGGAAGAATACTCTAATCaggccgaggaagacgacgatggcTACGGTCGGAGACGTCGTAGGGGCACAGGCCCCTTCTCTGGTCGATATGGTGCTCGCGGTGGAAAGGGAATCAGGAGAGGACCGCGCAAACCATTAGAACCGAGCCCCGAGTTCAAGATATTGCACTCGGAGGCAACCTCTGCCTTCATCGATGGTGATTATGACCGTGCCATTGATCTCACAAAGCGTGCCATTCAGGTCAATCCCGAGATGTTCGCGGCACATTCGCTCTTGTCCGAAATCTTCTTGGTCCAAGGCGAGAAAGACAAAGCGTTGACCGCGTTGTTCAGCGGCGCTCACACGCGGCCCAAAGATCCTACTGTATGGGCGAAAGTAGCAAGGATGATCCTCGAACGTGCCGGGGAGGAACGTCAAGGCGCACTGAATGACGTTATCTACTGCTATAGCCGCATCATCGAGTTGGATCCGAAGAATTACAATACTCGATTCCAGCGAGCAGCGATCTACAGAGAATTGGGCTACAATGGACGAGCAGCGACAGAGTATGAGCGTATCTTGAAAGAAGTCCCACACAATGCTAGGGCGCTTCGACACCTTGCAGAAACTTACATCGACCTCAACGAGGTCCAGAAAGCCGTGGACCAGTGGCGGGTGAGCGTGAAATACTTTACGTCTTTGGAACCGGAAGATGCTCCTGAGTTCTCTTGGTCCGATGCCAACATTTACGCTGAACTGTACAGCTATCTGGGCCGGCCCTTCGAAGGCCTCAAGGCCCTCAAGTCTGTCTCTCGATGGCTCCTAGGCCGAAAGGACGATACGATGTGGGAGGACTTTCATGAGGATGACCGGGAATGGGATGCGGATGACTCTCCTCGACGCATCAAGGCTGATGGATACGAACCTCGAAGGTGGCCTCGAGATTCGTACGGTCTTGGCCTACCACTGGAATTGCGGATTAAGCTGGCACTCTTTCGTTTGCGAATGGGGTACGAGCACAAGAACGAAGCTCTG CACCACCTCGAATGGCTAAATCCGGAGGACACATCCGAAAATGCCCGGTTGTACGATTATGGCGACCTTTTCCGAGAGGCCGCTGATGCGCTCAAGGACGTCGGGCTTTTCGAAGAGGCACTGCGATTCTACATGCCACTCCAACAAACAAACGAGTACGCAGATGTCGGCTTTTTCATGGCAATGGGGGAGTGTTGCAGTGTATTGGGCAAGCTTGAAGATGCCGAGAACTGCTTTCTTACGGTTGCGGAGCACGATGCACGGCACGTGGAATCCCGTGTGCAGCTGGCAAAGCTTTATGAGGGCATTGGTATGTCGGAAGAGGCTCTGAAATACGTCAACGAAGCGGTCCTGCTAGGAAGGCAGGAGAGCCGTAGTAACCGCCGGCGCAAGGACACGAGGCTGGAACAGCTCGCCGTGGAATTCAAGGCCGCCGATACGGCTCGTGAAGACGCTGCCTTGAGATCAATCGCGCCTCAGCCCTCAAGCGCTGACCTGCCGACTGCTCTGACTACTACTGCACCAGCTGCAAAGGACACGGAGATGAATGAAGAGCAAAGGATAGCAAATGTGCAATATCTCTATGGCAAATTGATGCAGCTGCTTCCGCAAGCGAAAGAAGGCAACGCAGAAGCCACGGAGGACTGGCTGGATATCGCAGACGCTTTGCTACGCGAATTCCGGTCCAACCGAGTATTCTACCCTATTCAACGCAACATAACCTTCTTAGGATATTCGCGCGAAGCACAGAGAAAGGCGGGGAGGCACAAGGGGCGCAATTTCATCGATGAGATGCAAGAAATGGCTGGGCGTCTCCAAGAGTCTTTAG GGAGTATTCCTGACGAGCCTCTTCAAGGGGCTATACCGACTGACTACTATGGGATCAGCTTCAATGAATGGCTCGACCTCTTCCTGGAGTATGCCCTCACTGTGGCGGCGCAAGGAGAATCCGACGAAGCGTACGACACGCTCGCAGCCGCTGCGGATGCCAGCGTCTGGTATCACTCCAAAGCCGACACCCGCATGATTCATGTTTGCTGGTTCA CTTGTGCGCTCCGGATGCAGGACGAAGAGACTCTAGCAAATGAAGCACGATGGTTTATCAAGGAGTACCAATTCGTGACTGACACCTATCGCTTGTTCGCCATGTTGAGCCGGCTCGTCGGTGATCCTCACCGGTCATTGTTCCACTCGTCACCAAATATGAAGTTTATGCTGCGCCAGATCAAGGCTATGGACTTTACTATACCGGATGAGGTTACAGGGGAGCGACCAAATCGGTTCGTGCGTGAGTCAGCTTACAAGGAACGCGCATCCTTGTCCACGCGGGACGAGACAACGGGCGAAGCTATTCCGGCAGATGAAATGGACATTGCCCTCCTTGTGCTGTACGGCCACATCCTTTACTCGGGAAACAGTTTCTACCCAGCACTGAATTACTTGTTCCGCGCCTATGCACTGGACGATCAGAACCCAGCCGTCCTGCTCTCCATCGGCCTCTGCTATATCCACCACTCACTTAAGCGCCAGTCCGAAAATCGTCACTACCTCATCATGCAGGGGCTGTCATTTCTGCAGGAATATCGACGCGTCCGTGAACGACCAGGAAGTTCTCTTTCAGAGCGGCAAGAGATGGAATTCAACTTTGCGCGCGTCTGGCATAGCTTAGGGATCGCTCATCTAGCAATAGAAGGCTACCAGCTTGTGTTAGATCTCGGCGCACAGATCCAAGCGCAATCCCAACCAACGAACTCTCACCCGAAGGATGGCGGCGATGTCGTCATGGGCGATACAGGGCTAGAAGCGCAAGCCCCGTACGTGGAGGACTTTTCGCGGGAAGCAGCGGTAGCGCTGCAGATTATCTATGCCCTAAACGGCGATTATCAATCAGCCCAGAAGGTCACGGCCAAATGGCTGGTAATTTAG
- the VTS1 gene encoding flap-structured DNA-binding and RNA-binding protein (COG:J,T;~EggNog:ENOG410QD6F;~InterPro:IPR037635,IPR013761,IPR001660;~PFAM:PF07647;~go_function: GO:0003729 - mRNA binding [Evidence IEA];~go_function: GO:0005515 - protein binding [Evidence IEA];~go_process: GO:0043488 - regulation of mRNA stability [Evidence IEA]), producing MASHIIGNRNSTPEASKSSLRPPSSSRNLGSHQLRASADMSGFPSPLSSRSIRPSSEVYFNQQSQASNNAEDPLDRAAQQWLADIDQYETTLEEMAAATLDQDFKDELSAIEQWFRVLSEAERTAALYALLQQTTQVQIRFFIQVLQQMAKSHPMSGLLSPANFGEKDAMSNRLNDAMSKLNVDSSRSSLGRPPPSPGAKRNSGLDSSTINAMFPDAAAAIAKKKAEFTQQTGNAPPSNRNSAVFDRTSFVAPTISAPDNSNDTLGQPPVSPWAQRGSEPQPPIARPKSSSGHQPMGQFSQTPSSLRSPLPTQTATIPAPEIDAPLLSPYNVGNASWASMTNTPMTATFGQQSQQPQQNSQADMVANATAMKLAALSTVNNRIALDDARKYRRARSNDGQGKNSANAGHGMSHGGLASPGLPGHNHLVAGQLLNTQQLAALQAQQQAAMAGRRSRPTSPGIAMQGAGGLGPMGFTSPQNNGFLAAYDPNNPLMGNGLGALGIGQFGLGGPEGYLSDHSEVARGRSPRGRRGSSKPPEDPTDPNLLKDIPSWLRSLRLHKYTENLKDLKWTELVELNDKALEDRGVNALGARNKMLKVFEQVREAKAEGKLDNIA from the exons ATGGCCAGCCATATCATCGGCAACCGCAACAGCACGCCTGAAGCCTCCAAGTCCAGTCTTCGTCCTCCATCGTCGTCTCGGAATCTAGGATCGCACCAGCTTCGTGCATCGGCCGATATGTCGGGCTTCCCGTCTCCTCTGTCATCCCGCAGTATCCGTCCTTCCTCGGAAGTGTACTTCAATCAACAGTCTCAGGCGTCGAACAACGCGGAGGATCCGCTGGACCGCGCGGCTCAGCAGTGGCTCGCGGATATTGATCAGTACGAGACTACATTGGAAGAAATGGCCGCTGCCACGCTGGACCAGGATTTCAAGGATGAGCTTAGCGCCATCGAGCAGTGGTTCCGAGTTCTCAGCGAGGCGGAGAGGACTGCTGCCCTTTACgctctgctgcagcagaccACTCAGGTGCAGATTCGTTTCTTCATCCAGGTTTTGCAGCAGATGGCCAAGAGCCACCCCATGTCGGGACTGTTGTCTCCAGCCAACTTTGGTGAGAAGG ATGCCATGTCTAACCGTCTGAACGATGCCATGTCCAAGTTGAACGTGGACAGCTCCCGGAGCTCTCTCGGTCGCCCCCCGCCGTCCCCGGGTGCAAAGCGCAACTCCGGACTCGACTCGTCCACCATCAATGCCATGTTCCCTGATGCCGCGGCGGCAatcgcgaagaagaaggctgagTTCACCCAGCAAACGGGTAATGCTCCGCCCTCGAACCGCAACAGCGCTGTCTTCGATCGGACTTCCTTTGTGGCACCCACCATTTCCGCTCCGGACAACAGCAACGACACCTTGGGCCAGCCTCCGGTTTCGCCCTGGGCCCAGCGCGGATCTGAGCCGCAACCCCCTATCGCTCGTCCTAAGTCCTCGTCCGGCCATCAGCCCATGGGCCAATTCAGCCAGACTCCTTCGAGCCTGCGCTCTCCGCTCCCTACCCAAACCGCCACGATTCCTGCCCCCGAGATTGATGCTCCCTTGCTCTCGCCGTACAATGTTGGAAATGCCAGCTGGGCCTCCATGACCAACACCCCCATGACGGCGACCTTTGGCCAGCAATCgcagcagccccagcagAACTCGCAGGCCGATATGGTGGCCAACGCGACTGCGATGAAGCTGGCCGCACTGTCGACCGTCAACAACCGCATTGCACTTGATGATGCTCGCAAGTACCGTCGGGCTCGCTCCAACGATGGCCAGGGTAAGAACTCGGCCAACGCCGGCCACGGCATGTCTCATGGTGGCCTGGCCAGCCCGGGCCTCCCGGGCCACAATCACCTGGTTGCCGGACAGCTGTTGAACACTCAGCAGCTGGCGGCTTTGCAGGCACAGCAGCAGGCCGCGATGGCGGGTCGTCGCTCCCGCCCGACGTCGCCTGGAATCGCCATGCAGGGTGCTGGCGGACTTGGTCCGATGGGCTTCACTTCGCCGCAGAACAACGGCTTTCTGGCGGCATATGACCCGAACAACCCGCTCATGGGTAACGGCCTGGGTGCACTCGGCATCGGGCAGTTTGGCCTGGGAGGTCCGGAGGGCTACCTCTCGGACCACTCGGAAGTGGCTCGCGGCCGGTCCCCGCGTGGTCGTCGCGGTAGCTCGAAGCCGCCGGAGGACCCCACGGACCCCAACCTGTTGAAGGATATTCCCAGCTGGCTGAGATCGCTGCGGCTGCACAAGTACACGGAAAACCTGAAGGACTTGAAGTGGACGGAGCTTGTCGAACTGAACGACAAGGCGCTGGAAGATCGCGGCGTCAATGCTCTGGGTGCCAGAAACAAGATGCTCAAG GTTTTCGAACAAGTCAGAGAAGCCAAAGCCGAGGGCAAGCTCGACAACATCGCGTGA
- a CDS encoding EMC6 family protein (COG:S;~EggNog:ENOG410PRGN;~InterPro:IPR029008,IPR008504;~PFAM:PF07019;~TransMembrane:3 (i30-47o53-73i120-141o);~go_component: GO:0005783 - endoplasmic reticulum [Evidence IEA];~go_component: GO:0016021 - integral component of membrane [Evidence IEA];~go_component: GO:0072546 - ER membrane protein complex [Evidence IEA]), whose amino-acid sequence MPPTKQELSLLINPLVPESLQHNNRTLSSLHSLTSFLLGLTAGILSLQSATGFLFYLLGTVFVSALFHALLLYRSGGLGAGMYFAGANGEIEGMDERGVVVGGGGTKGGGMMRRAAWRDVWFGGGVLGEALSGFVLGWAGVGGVLR is encoded by the exons ATGCCACCCACAAAACAAgaactctccctcctcatcaaccctCTCGTCCCCGAATCCctccaacacaacaacagg acattatcctccctccactccctcacctccttcctcctgggTCTCACAGCCGgaatcctctccctccaatCCGCCACGGGAttcctcttctacctccTGGGAACGGTCTTCGTGTCCGCGCTGTTCCACGCCCTATTACTCTATCGCTCGGGGGGACTCGGTGCGGGGATGTATTTTGCTGGCGCGAATGGGGAAATCGAGGGTATGGATGAGAGGGGTGTCgtcgttggtggtggtggtactaAGGgtggggggatgatgagacgTGCGGCTTGGAGGGATGtttggtttgggggtggggtgttgggggaggCGCTTAGTGGGTTTGTGCTTGGGTGGGCGGGTGTTGGGGGGGTTTTGAGGTGA